One candidate division WOR-3 bacterium genomic window, GCGCTGTTTGCCGCCGGGTTTGCCCGATGGACATTGAGCCCTATGAAGAACCCAATCAGGCGGAGTGTATCCGCTGCTTTGAATGTGTCTGGGCTTGTCCCAAATCCAGTTTAAAGATAACCACATAACCGGTGCCAAAACCTTCCTGGCTGAAAACCCGTTTACCAACCGGCGCAGAGTTTGACCGGGTAAACGAACTTTTGCGCAAGTTCCGGCTGAACACCGTTTGTTCCAATGCCCGCTGCCCAAACTTGACCGAATGCTGGAACGCGGGCACGGCAACCTTGATGATTCTTGGTGACATCTGCACCCGCAGTTGCCGGTTCTGTGCGGTGAAAAAGGGCAATCCCGGGGGCAAGGTTGATGAGACCGAGCCGGAACGAGTTGCGCAACTGGTGCAGGAATTGGGGATAAGATATCTGGTGCTTACTTCAGTGGACCGGGACGACCTTCTTGACCTCGGTGCCGGAATGTTTGCCCGCACGGTTCAGCGGGTAAAGCAAACTCCGCTTTCGGATGTAAAGCGTAAACCCGGTAGCGGTGGGCAACAGGTGCGGGTTGAGGTTCTGGTGCCGGACTTTGGCTGCCGCCTGGAACTCATTCAGCAGGTGGTCAATTCCGGACCGGATGTGTTCGGACACAACATTGAGACGGTTGAACGGTTGACACCGCTCGTACGCGACCGGCGTGCTAACTACCGGCTTTCGCTTGCCGTGCTCCAAAAGGTCAAGGAACTTATGCCGGAAATGGTAACCAAGAGCGGTTTGATGGTCGGTCTGGGCGAGACGATGGCAGAGGTGGTTGCGAC contains:
- the lipA gene encoding lipoyl synthase yields the protein MPKPSWLKTRLPTGAEFDRVNELLRKFRLNTVCSNARCPNLTECWNAGTATLMILGDICTRSCRFCAVKKGNPGGKVDETEPERVAQLVQELGIRYLVLTSVDRDDLLDLGAGMFARTVQRVKQTPLSDVKRKPGSGGQQVRVEVLVPDFGCRLELIQQVVNSGPDVFGHNIETVERLTPLVRDRRANYRLSLAVLQKVKELMPEMVTKSGLMVGLGETMAEVVATLEDLRAVGCDIVTVGQYLQPSRRALPVARYWHPEEFEKIQAAGEKMGFKKVFAAPLVRSSYRAAELFG